The genomic region TGGTGCTCGACCACGGCGGACCGGACTTAGGAATGATTCTGTACACCGCCGCCCTGAAGCTGTGGCTTCTGGGGGCTGTTCTGGCGGGCATTCTGGTTCCGGTCCACACCGGAAATGTGTGGCTGGATACAACGGCCGCCCTGCTGTTTCTGGCTCTGCTGGCTGTTCTGGTCGGCGTTGTGGAATCCTCTATGGCTCGTCTTCGTCTGCTCCACGTTCCCTCGCTTTTAATCGGCGCCGCCGCTCTTTCCATCGTCACCCTGATGCTCGTTTGCGGAGGTTTGCTATGAACTCGGCCGTTGACCTGATTCTGATTTTCCTGATTCTTTCGAATCTTGCTCTGCTCGGATTAAGCCGTATGGGCACCTGTATCCGCGTAGCCGCCCTTCAGGGAGTTGCACTCGGACTGCTTCCGCTCTTTCTGGTCGAATCAGGGCCGGCGGCGCATCAGCTGTTCTTCTCTGCTCTTCTGATTGGCCTGAAAGGAATTGTTTTTCCCTGGCTTCTGACGGTTGTCCTTCGGGAAATTCAGGTTCAGCGGGAGATTGAGCCGTTTATCGGATACGGCAGTTCCCTTGCGTTAGGCACAGTCTTTTTAATTGTTTCGCTGTGGCTGGGCAGCCGCCTTCCGCTGCCGGTCTCGATGCAGTCCGGTCTGATTGTTCCTTCGGCCTTTTTTACCATTATGTCCGGATTCTTTCTGATTATTGCCCGCAAAAAGGCCCTCACGCAGGTGCTGGGCTATCTGGTTCTGGAAAACGGCATTTACGCCTTCGGCGCAGCCCTGTCGGAAAATCAGCCGGTTCTGATAGAATTGGGAATCCTGCTGGACTTGTTTGCAGCGGCCTTTGTGATGGGCATTGCCGTCTTTCATATCAACCGGGAGTTTGAACACATTGACACGGATAAATTATCCGGCCTGAGGACCTGAACATATGATTTATGCGATGATTTTCATCCCTGCTGCGGCGGCGGTTTTGTCGCTGATGATTCAAAATGACAGGCTCCGACGCGGCCTTCTCGTCGGGGCGGCGGCCGTCCATACGCTGCTGGTGCTGGCGGCCTGGCACACGGGAGCTGCACCTCAGTGCAGCGGATGGCTTGTATTGGATCAGCCCGCTCTTTTATTCCTGACCATTACGAGCATTCTGTTTTCCGCCTGTTCGGTCTATGCCGCCGGCTATCTGGCCGGGGAATCCGGCCAAACCATCCAGGATTTTGAAGAGGGTTTGTTCTTCCGTAACGCTCCGGAAGCCGTCTTTTCCGCCTGCCTCCTGGCATTTTTAGCCACAATGACTCTAACGGCACTCAGCCAGCATCTGGCTCTGCTGTGGGTGGCCATGGAAGCCACCACGCTGGCCAGCGCCCCGCTGATTTATTTTCATCGACACCACCGGTCCCTGGAAGCCGCCTGGAAATACCTTTTGATCTGCTCTGTCGGCATCGCCCTGGCTCTTCTGGGTACATTCTTTATCGGCATTGCCGTTTCTCACTCCTCCGTGGAAGACAAATCTCTGGTCCTGAGCAATCTGATTCATCAGGGAAGCCGGCTGAACCTGACCTGGCTGAAAGCTGCGATGCTGCTGACGCTGGTGGGATATGGGACGAAAATGGGGCTGGCCCCTCTGCATACCTGGCTGCCGGACGCTCACAGCGAATCGCCTTCGGTAATTTCCGCCCTGCTTTCCGGAGCTCTGCTCAATTGTGCCTTTTTGGGGATATTGCGGCTTGTTCAGGTCTGCCGGGCAGCAGGATTAGAAGATTTTTATCAGCCGCTTCTGATTTTATTCGGCCTGCTTTCGATGGGATGGGCCGCCGTGTTTATCCTCGGACAGAGGGATTTCAAACGAATGCTGGCCTATTCGAGTGTCGAACATGTGGGGATTCTGGCATTGGGCATCGGAATCGGAGCCGGAGCCGTTTTTGGTTCGATGTTTCACGCCGTCAACCATTCGCTCACCAAAGCCATGCTGTTTTTGGCCGCCGGAAATATCCTCGGCGCCTTTAAAACCAAAACCATTTCGCAGGTCAGCGGGGTTCTGGAGCGGCTGCCTTTGACGGGAATCCTCTGGCTTGCCGGCTTTCTGGCGATCACCGGGATGCCTCCGTTTGGACTTTTCCTGAGCGAGTTTGCTATCATAAAAGCCATGA from Anaerohalosphaeraceae bacterium harbors:
- a CDS encoding proton-conducting transporter membrane subunit, with translation MIYAMIFIPAAAAVLSLMIQNDRLRRGLLVGAAAVHTLLVLAAWHTGAAPQCSGWLVLDQPALLFLTITSILFSACSVYAAGYLAGESGQTIQDFEEGLFFRNAPEAVFSACLLAFLATMTLTALSQHLALLWVAMEATTLASAPLIYFHRHHRSLEAAWKYLLICSVGIALALLGTFFIGIAVSHSSVEDKSLVLSNLIHQGSRLNLTWLKAAMLLTLVGYGTKMGLAPLHTWLPDAHSESPSVISALLSGALLNCAFLGILRLVQVCRAAGLEDFYQPLLILFGLLSMGWAAVFILGQRDFKRMLAYSSVEHVGILALGIGIGAGAVFGSMFHAVNHSLTKAMLFLAAGNILGAFKTKTISQVSGVLERLPLTGILWLAGFLAITGMPPFGLFLSEFAIIKAMIEQGRFGIAAAFLGVLTLIFAGMASAFLKMAQGPVPRETTETSHPESFTHVLPPLALGTLTLLLGLYVPPAVNRLLHEAAAAFGEL